AATCGAGGATTATGCACTTTGCTAGCTTGCACCGGCAGAGTGCAGTTGTCTTTACCGAGGAAAGATACGCGAAGATCCGGAGGTCGTTTTCAAAGATCACAAGCGGGGTTGTGGGGAGACGTTCAGGATTTAGCTTGGAAATCTGGACGAGACAAGCGCGGTGGTAGTAGATGCAGCAACTGACGATGTGACGAGTGCCAGTTGCTTCATGCCGCAGCGAGCTACTTGTGCTTGGTTGTCGAGTCCAGATAAACAAACGTCCTTTCGATAGCGAGTTGGCTTGCCGTCCGTGTTGAATCCGGCGTTGCGCCGATCCAACCATGGTCTGCTCCGGGTATATAGAGGGTCTGGACTGGTACATGCGCCTGCTTCAACGCAGCGGCGAACATCTCCGTCTGTTTTGGCGGAACTGTTTTGTCTGCGGTTCCATGAAGGAGAAACATGGGCGGGGCGGAAGGGCTGACATACGTGAGCGGGCTTGCCTGTTTCATCTGCTCCACGCAGTCCTCCTTCTTGCATCCCAGGAATTGCACGGAATTAGCTGAACCGTCCATATTGAGGTCGAACACCCCGTACCAGCCGATCGCACCTTGCACGCAGTCGGATGTATTTGCGTCAGCCGCGGCGGCAGAAGCCATTTCAGCACGAGTCAGCCGCCCCGTTGACGGTTGTGGTTCAAAGGCCTTGACACCGCATGTGGTGGCTGCAAGAGCCGCGAGGTGGCCACCGGCGGAGCCGCCCCAAACGAAGATCTGATCGGGATCGATGTTGTACTTCGCTGCATTTGCGCGCAAAAATCGGACCGATGCCTTGACGTCTTGAATTGCGGCTGGAAAGTGTGCCTCTGAACTCATGCGATAGTCGACGGAAGCTACGACAAACCCGCGTGCTGCCAAAGAGGCCAGAACAGCAGGCCAGTTCTTGAACGCACCTGAAGTGCGCGCATCACCTCGGCTCCACCCTCCCCCGTGAATCCAGATCACCAAAGGATATTTAGTGGTTGTCTTTGCTGGAAGATATAAGTCCATTTCGAGTGGACGATAGCCAACTAGGTTTGAAAACTCAATTCCGTGGTATCCGAGGACCCGTCCCGGAAATGGAGTTGCACCGCGGCGAAACACATCCTCCCGTACCGTAGCGGGCTGGATCTCCGGTTTTTCCAACTGCGCACGCGCCTCCATCAAAGGCCAAGCAAAGATTAGGGCAAGTCCAAGCACACTCGTCTTCATCGTTCCGCTCCTCCCGTGCGATTGAGCATGATTATTCTGTATATTATGCATGCATAATACATTGAGTGCGGCCCGCAAGAGGAGAACGGTTATTGCGGGAGCTTCAACTCAAAGCTGCGCGACGAGTTCCTCAACGATGAGTTGTTCTACTCGATGAGGGAGATCCGGATGCTGGCCGGGTGCTGGCGCGTCCACTAGAACACGGTCAGGCCGCACTCTTCGCTGGGCCATCGACCTCTATGCCGGAAGCCTGGACCACAACGAACTTGGGGTGTGAAGTGGAAAGCAAAGTGCCGATCCTAGTGCAGAGTATCGGTAGGATATGGGACTACAGCCAGGATCGAGCAGTCTGACATCTTGCCTTCACTGCGGGATGACAAACAAGCTCAGAGGGATAACGAAAAGCTCACGCTAAATTGAAAGCATGCAGCGCATCCTCATCCTCGGCTGTCCGGGCTCCGGAAAATCCACCTTGGCCAGAGAACTCGCCGAGCGAACAGGCCTTCCGCTGGTGCATCTGGATCAGATCTATTGGCGGCCGGGTTGGGTGGAGCCGTCCAAAGAAGAGTGGCACGCACAGCTTCCTGAGATCCTTGCTCGGCCTGCGTGGATCCTCGACGGCAACTATGGCGGATCGATCGCGCTGCGGCTGGAGGCGGCGGACACGGCCATCCTCCTCGATCGTCCGACGTGGCTCTGTCTCTTCCGGATCTTTCGCAGAAGTGTACTGACGTGGGGACGAATCCGTCCGGATATGGCCGAGGGATGTTCGGAGCGCTTCGATCTTCAGTTTTTCGCCTACGTTCTGAACTTCCGCAGAGCGAAGCTGCCGAAGGTCATGACCGGGTTAAGGGGATTCCACGGGCAGCACGTGGTGCTGCGTTCGAACGCGGAAGTGGAAGGTTTTCTCCGTTCGTCTTCGGCGCGATAAAGCCGCGCAAGAATGGGGCACAGGTTCTGGGCTGGCTATTTGTGGATCAACTCACGAAACTCAGCAGCCGGTAGCGGCTTACTGAAGAGGTATCCCTGGCCTTCTTCGCAGCCTTGCTTCTGTAGAAAATCTCTCTGCGTTTCGGTTTCGACACCTTCCGCGATCACGCGGTATTTGAGCCCCTTCGCCATGGCGATAATGGCGCATATCAGTGTGGAGTTCCTCGGATCTGCTGTAAGAAGATGGACGAACGATTTGTCGATCTTCAGCACATTGATCGCAAATTGATGCAGATAACTCAGGCTGGAGTAGCCAGTTCCAAAATCATCCACCGCCATGTGGATTCCCATGAGCTTCAGTTCATTGAGCACTGCGATTGAGGTCCTAAGATCCTTCAGAAGAATACCTTCGGTGAGCTCAAACTGAATGGACCGAGGGGTCAGCCCGGTCTCTGCGAGTGCGGCGCGGACGCCCTGAATGAAGTCTGTATCCCGCAGTTCGGCCTCAGAGACGTTGATGGAGATCGGTAAGACGACCCCGCTCGTCAACTCCCAGAGTCTCGCCTGCCTGCAGACTTCATGCAGCACCCAACGGCCTATGGGAATGATCAGGCCTCGATTCTCCGCAACTCGAATAAACTGGTCGGGCAGCAGGAGTCCGCGATGCGGTTCCTGCCAACGAATCAGCGCCTCGGCCCCCGTGATCTTCCCGGATTTGAGGTTTACCTTGGGTTGATAGTAGAGAAGGAACTCGTTCTGTTCTAACGCGCGGCGCAGGCCGGATTCGACAAACTGGCGTTCGATCGCCTGAAGCTTCATCTCGTCGCTGAAAAAATGCACCTGGTCGCGTCCATTCTCTTTGGCCTCATACATCGCCAGGTCCGCGTTCTGGATAAGGCTATTGGCGTCCTTTCCATCTCGGGGATAGATGCTGATTCCAATGGTGGCCGTAATTTGCAGCGTTACGTCGTCGAAGAGGAAGGGCTCACTCAACGCGGCGAGTATTTTTTTGGCGCTGATCTCGGAGTCGTTCTCCTCCTCGATCTCTGGCAACAAAACAATAAATTCATCCCCTCCATGGCGGCCCACAGTATCTGAGGCGCGCACGCTTGCCTGAAGCCGTTTTGCAACGGCTTGAAGGAGTTTGTCTCCAACGGCATGCCCTAAAGAATCGTTAATGGATTTGAAGTGGTCCAGGTCCACGAACATCACGGCAAACTTCTGTTTGTGCCGTTGTGCCGTCGTAATCGCATGAGAGATTCTGTCGTTCAGCAAAAGACGATTCGGCAGCGCCGTAACCGCATCGTGGTGCGCCGCGTACGTCATCTCGATGGTCATCGCGCGTGCCACGCTCACATCGTGAAACACGATAACGGCTCCGATGACTGCGCCGGAACGATCGTGAATCGGCGCTGAGGAATCTTCAATCGTTGCTTCTCCACCGCCCCTGCGAAGGAGAAGAGAGTTGGACGCAATACTGACCGCTCGATTCTGTTCAATGGCCTTCTTGAGAGGATCGGCCGCGGGCTGTCTGGTTTCTCCGTCGATAATCACGAAGACTTCGGCTAAGGGTTTGCCCAGGGCTTCGTCGCGCTTCCAGCCGGTCAGGGCTTCAGCCACAAGGTTCAAAAAAATAATCTTTCCCGAAAGATCCGTGCAGAGAACGGCGTCGCCAATAGAGTTCAGAGTGACAAGGGCGCGGTCTTTTTCCACATATAAGGCATCTTCAATGGATTTGCGTTCGACCGCGTTGCGTAAGGCACGTGGAAGCGAGTAACGGTCGATGTGATTCGGAAGGAGATAATCCTGTGCGCCGCACTCTACTGCTTCGACAGCAAGAGCTTCCTGATCTTCTTCGCCCAGAATGAGAATCGGCACGTTAGCGGCGACGTAGAGCAGACTCTTGACCGTTGCTATGCCCTGGCTATCCGGTAGAAACGGATTAAGCAGAATGGCTGCGACTTTAGCGTTGTCGCGACGCAATCGCTCAAGGCCTTCGCTGAGTTGAGCAACCTCCTCAAGTTCAAATAAGTCATCTCCCGAACTCGCAAGGGCAGTTCTGACTTTTTCAGAGAGAGCTGAATTTTCATTCATCAAAAGAACTTTTGTAGGCGAGCTCAGTTTCATGGGGCCTCGGTCTTAGAAATCACTACAGGCGCCTCGAGTAGTAGTGAGCTCATGATCTGATCGAAATAATATTTTGCAATCTGCCCGTAGAGATGTCGGACTTAGGAGTCATGTGCGTAGGGTGAACAGTATCCCGCGCGCGACTAACAAAGGGAATAACGTACGGCGTGTCTTCTGTGGCGGAATCATCTCGCCGGACAGTTATTCGTAACCCATAGAAATATCCCAATCCATAATTTAAAGTGCCAGGCCTAGCGTACTTACTTGCCGATCAAACTGCGAAACTCCGCTGGCGGCAGCGGTTTGCTCGAATAGGACAAACAAAGAAGATATTTTGGGTTTAATCAGATCTAGAAAATTTCATCAGATGGTGCGAAAACTCGATTGAGGACCTTCTATCCGCTCGCGGGTCTGCTGGACACACAGATCCGATAATCTCAGCCCCCGATCGGTAGAATCGACCCTCGTATCGGTCATTCATACAGGGCGATGGCGATCTAAAATGCGCGGACGTCGCCGAGCTGGGACCTTCCTGAAAATTCTGGTTTGTGCTCTTCTGCGGAACTCCACTCCGGCGAACAAAAAGCCGCGAAAGAATGGGGCACGTGGCGGCTTCTTGACACCGCGGAAAGTGCACCAGGATACTATAAAGAGTGCCTACTTCTGCCAATTCGTTTCGCCGACTTTGCACGGAGCGCGGCATCGCCGTGACGCAGCAGAGGCAGGTGCTCTACGAGACGATGCAGGCGATGGAGGGACATCCTTCTCCCGAAGAGGTTTACGCGCGGATGAAGCTGCGGATTCCTTCGGTTTCGCTGGCGACGGTCTATAAAAATATCCATCTTTTTGTGGCCAGCGGAGTCTTTCGCGAGATGAGCATGCATCACGGCACGTTGCGCGTGGAGATGAACCGCGAGGAGCACCACCACATGGTCTGCTCCGTCTGCCGTTCGATCTGCGACCTGGACGACAAGGACCTGACCCTGGAGCTTCCGCGTGAGCCGAAGATGGCCGGTGGGTTCCTGGTGGAGCGGTATGCGGTCGATGTGATCGGGATCTGTGCGGCTTGCCAGAGTGCAAATTCTGGTGCTGTTTCCGGTGCGCCGATTGAGGGCCAGCAACGTCCAACGGTTTAGATGAAAACCTCCAGGACGATCCTCCGAGTAGTGGCGCTCTGCATGGCGTGTGTTTCCGTTACGGCCCTGACGGGCTGCGATGGCTTCTTTTTCAAAGAGACGAGTACCAGCACTGGCACAAGCTCGGGAAACTACGTCTACGTAGCCAATCAGGGATCGACGACGCTGGCGGGTTTTCAGATCTCCACGGCGGGAGCGCTGACGGCGATCACGGGATCGCCCTTCTCCCTGCCTGCGGCCCCGATTACGGTGACGGTCTCCCGCGCGAATACTTATGTCTTTGTGGGTACGGCGCTGGGCATCTACGGCTATGCGATTGGGACGGGCGGCGTGTTGACGGCGCTGAACTCGGGTTCTGCGCTCGTTTCGACGCTCAGCGGTGTGCAGTGGCTGGAGACTTCTCCCGATGGGCAGTGGCTGTTGTCCCTGAACCAGGACGGTGTGACGATCAGTGAGTATTCGATTGCCGCGAGCACAGGGTTGCTGGCGCTGGCGCAGACGTATACGTATACGGGATTGAGTGGAATTGCATTGCCGAAGATGCTGCGCATCGCTCCCAATGGCGCGTCTGCGTTTGCGACGCTGGGGACGGGTGGGGAAGTGGCCTTCACGTTCAACACCTCCAACGGGCTTTTGACCCAGACCGGGGTTCTGAATCCGCCAAACCAGTCGAGCGATGCCGCGATTGCGATCGATTCGAACAGCGCCTTTTTATACCTGGTCCGCACGGGTACTTCGCAGGGGCTGAGCGTCTATACGATGGGAGCCAATGCATCCCTGACCTCAGTGGGGGCGACGTATACGACTGGTTCGGTGCCTGCTTCGGTGGCGATCGACCCAACGAACGCCTATGTGTACGTGGCGAACTCCGGCGATGGAACGATCAGCGGATATGGCTCGGCGACTCCGAGTCAGCTGTCGACGCTGAGCGGGTCTCCCTATAGTTCGGGGGGCGGCGTTTCGGCGATGGGCGTTGATTCCACTGGGAAGTGGCTGCTGGCGTCGGCGCAGTCGGGGTCGCCAGACCTCACACTGTATGGCTTTGACGCGACGAACCTGGGACGGATCTTTTCGGTGAGTTCGACGGCCACGGGTACAACGGCGATTGCTCTGGCGCTCACGCACTAGGATCTTCGGCCCTCCAGTCCAGGTGGCTTCAGTCGCTACAATGGACAGATGGGGCGGATCCGTGTTCTTTCCGATCAAGTAGCGAACCAGATTGCCGCGGGCGAGGTCGTGGAACGGCCTGCGTCCGTCGTCAAAGAGCTGCTGGAAAATGCGGTGGACGCGGGCGCGACGCGCATCCGGGTGGACGTCGAAGCCGGTGGCCGCAAACTAATTCGCATTGAAGACAATGGTTCCGGCATGGTGCGGGACGACGCGATGCTGGCCTTTGAGCGGCACGCGACCTCGAAGCTGCGGAACTCCGAGGATCTGCTGTCGATCTCCACGCTGGGGTTTCGCGGAGAAGCGCTGCCTTCCATCGCATCTGTAGCGCGTGTGGAGATGGAGACGCGGGCGGCGGAGGACGAGGTCGGCACGCGGATCGAAATCAGCGGCGGCAATATGCTGCGTGTAGAAGATA
This genomic stretch from Terriglobus saanensis SP1PR4 harbors:
- a CDS encoding alpha/beta hydrolase, translating into MKTSVLGLALIFAWPLMEARAQLEKPEIQPATVREDVFRRGATPFPGRVLGYHGIEFSNLVGYRPLEMDLYLPAKTTTKYPLVIWIHGGGWSRGDARTSGAFKNWPAVLASLAARGFVVASVDYRMSSEAHFPAAIQDVKASVRFLRANAAKYNIDPDQIFVWGGSAGGHLAALAATTCGVKAFEPQPSTGRLTRAEMASAAAADANTSDCVQGAIGWYGVFDLNMDGSANSVQFLGCKKEDCVEQMKQASPLTYVSPSAPPMFLLHGTADKTVPPKQTEMFAAALKQAHVPVQTLYIPGADHGWIGATPDSTRTASQLAIERTFVYLDSTTKHK
- a CDS encoding Fur family transcriptional regulator, coding for MPTSANSFRRLCTERGIAVTQQRQVLYETMQAMEGHPSPEEVYARMKLRIPSVSLATVYKNIHLFVASGVFREMSMHHGTLRVEMNREEHHHMVCSVCRSICDLDDKDLTLELPREPKMAGGFLVERYAVDVIGICAACQSANSGAVSGAPIEGQQRPTV
- a CDS encoding AAA family ATPase, with translation MQRILILGCPGSGKSTLARELAERTGLPLVHLDQIYWRPGWVEPSKEEWHAQLPEILARPAWILDGNYGGSIALRLEAADTAILLDRPTWLCLFRIFRRSVLTWGRIRPDMAEGCSERFDLQFFAYVLNFRRAKLPKVMTGLRGFHGQHVVLRSNAEVEGFLRSSSAR
- a CDS encoding putative bifunctional diguanylate cyclase/phosphodiesterase; this encodes MNENSALSEKVRTALASSGDDLFELEEVAQLSEGLERLRRDNAKVAAILLNPFLPDSQGIATVKSLLYVAANVPILILGEEDQEALAVEAVECGAQDYLLPNHIDRYSLPRALRNAVERKSIEDALYVEKDRALVTLNSIGDAVLCTDLSGKIIFLNLVAEALTGWKRDEALGKPLAEVFVIIDGETRQPAADPLKKAIEQNRAVSIASNSLLLRRGGGEATIEDSSAPIHDRSGAVIGAVIVFHDVSVARAMTIEMTYAAHHDAVTALPNRLLLNDRISHAITTAQRHKQKFAVMFVDLDHFKSINDSLGHAVGDKLLQAVAKRLQASVRASDTVGRHGGDEFIVLLPEIEEENDSEISAKKILAALSEPFLFDDVTLQITATIGISIYPRDGKDANSLIQNADLAMYEAKENGRDQVHFFSDEMKLQAIERQFVESGLRRALEQNEFLLYYQPKVNLKSGKITGAEALIRWQEPHRGLLLPDQFIRVAENRGLIIPIGRWVLHEVCRQARLWELTSGVVLPISINVSEAELRDTDFIQGVRAALAETGLTPRSIQFELTEGILLKDLRTSIAVLNELKLMGIHMAVDDFGTGYSSLSYLHQFAINVLKIDKSFVHLLTADPRNSTLICAIIAMAKGLKYRVIAEGVETETQRDFLQKQGCEEGQGYLFSKPLPAAEFRELIHK
- a CDS encoding lactonase family protein — its product is MKTSRTILRVVALCMACVSVTALTGCDGFFFKETSTSTGTSSGNYVYVANQGSTTLAGFQISTAGALTAITGSPFSLPAAPITVTVSRANTYVFVGTALGIYGYAIGTGGVLTALNSGSALVSTLSGVQWLETSPDGQWLLSLNQDGVTISEYSIAASTGLLALAQTYTYTGLSGIALPKMLRIAPNGASAFATLGTGGEVAFTFNTSNGLLTQTGVLNPPNQSSDAAIAIDSNSAFLYLVRTGTSQGLSVYTMGANASLTSVGATYTTGSVPASVAIDPTNAYVYVANSGDGTISGYGSATPSQLSTLSGSPYSSGGGVSAMGVDSTGKWLLASAQSGSPDLTLYGFDATNLGRIFSVSSTATGTTAIALALTH